The proteins below come from a single Streptomyces sp. B3I8 genomic window:
- a CDS encoding winged helix-turn-helix domain-containing protein, with the protein MPTPTPPPVATLTAADARRIALRAQGFLGAPDRRSGVRGVLRHLGAVQLDTISVLARSHELVPYARLGAVGRTTVEDAYWTRSTPGAPASPHAFEYWSHAACLLPIEEWPHFAFRRRAYRARPHWNHALPDGAYDQVIKQLRTEGPLTATDLGGAKKTSEWWDWSGTKVAVERALMYGEVVCVERRGWKRVYDLAERAVPTELLHDDLDDAECLRRLVRLAGRSLGVGTRADIADYHRLKTEQVDVVIADSGLVPVTVEGWGRPAWADPAALETPPRGRHRTTLLSPFDSLIWERARTERIFGFVHRLEAYVPKPKRVHGYFAMPVLAGGRLVGRVDPAREGRTLVARQVTLDGAKAVPALAQALLEAATWVNCTNVRVERVDAPELRAPLLTELARALG; encoded by the coding sequence ATGCCCACCCCGACACCGCCGCCCGTCGCCACCCTCACCGCCGCGGACGCCCGCCGCATCGCCCTGAGGGCCCAGGGATTCCTGGGCGCCCCCGACCGCCGCTCCGGCGTGCGAGGCGTCCTCCGCCACCTCGGCGCCGTCCAGCTCGACACCATCTCGGTCCTCGCCCGCTCCCACGAACTCGTCCCGTACGCCCGCCTGGGCGCCGTGGGCCGCACCACGGTCGAGGACGCGTACTGGACGAGGAGCACCCCCGGCGCCCCCGCGTCCCCGCACGCCTTCGAGTACTGGTCCCACGCCGCCTGTCTCCTGCCCATCGAGGAGTGGCCGCACTTCGCCTTCCGCCGCCGCGCCTACCGTGCGCGCCCGCACTGGAACCACGCGCTCCCCGACGGCGCCTACGACCAGGTGATCAAACAGCTCCGCACGGAGGGCCCGCTGACCGCCACGGACCTGGGCGGCGCCAAGAAGACCAGCGAGTGGTGGGACTGGTCGGGCACGAAGGTGGCCGTCGAACGCGCCCTGATGTACGGCGAGGTGGTCTGCGTCGAGCGCCGGGGCTGGAAGCGGGTCTACGACCTCGCCGAGCGCGCCGTCCCCACCGAGCTGCTCCATGACGACCTGGACGACGCGGAGTGCCTGCGCCGCCTGGTCCGGCTGGCCGGCCGGTCCCTGGGCGTGGGCACGCGCGCGGACATCGCCGACTACCACCGGCTGAAGACCGAGCAGGTAGACGTGGTGATCGCGGACTCGGGACTGGTCCCGGTGACCGTCGAGGGCTGGGGCCGCCCGGCCTGGGCGGATCCCGCCGCCCTGGAGACGCCCCCGCGCGGCCGCCACCGCACGACGCTGCTGTCGCCGTTCGACTCGCTCATATGGGAACGGGCACGCACGGAACGGATCTTCGGCTTCGTCCACCGCCTGGAGGCGTACGTCCCCAAGCCGAAGCGCGTGCACGGCTACTTCGCGATGCCGGTGCTGGCGGGCGGGCGGCTGGTCGGCCGGGTGGATCCGGCACGCGAGGGCCGCACCCTGGTGGCCCGTCAGGTCACGCTGGACGGCGCCAAGGCGGTCCCGGCCCTGGCACAGGCCCTGCTGGAGGCGGCGACCTGGGTGAACTGCACGAACGTGCGCGTCGAACGGGTGGACGCACCCGAACTGCGCGCGCCCCTCCTCACGGAACTGGCCCGCGCCCTTGGCTGA
- a CDS encoding response regulator transcription factor codes for MADSFGPARDEDADGRDTGDTGAGGTGGASGTGPEAGAARKEPIRVLVVDDHALFRRGLEIVLAAEEDIQVVGEAGDGAEAVDKAADLLPDIVLMDVRMPRRGGIEACTSIKEVAPSAKIIMLTISDEEADLYDAIKAGATGYLLKEISTDEVATAIRAVADGQSQISPSMASKLLTEFKSMIQRTDERRLVPAPRLTDRELEVLKLVATGMNNRDIAKELFISENTVKNHVRNILEKLQLHSRMEAVVYAMREKILEIR; via the coding sequence ATGGCGGACAGCTTCGGACCGGCGCGGGACGAGGACGCCGACGGCCGCGACACGGGCGACACGGGCGCGGGCGGTACAGGTGGGGCGAGCGGTACGGGCCCGGAGGCGGGCGCGGCGCGCAAGGAGCCCATCCGTGTCCTGGTCGTCGACGACCACGCCCTCTTCCGTCGCGGCCTGGAGATCGTGCTGGCGGCCGAGGAGGACATCCAGGTCGTCGGAGAGGCCGGGGACGGCGCGGAGGCCGTGGACAAGGCCGCCGATCTGCTGCCCGACATCGTGCTGATGGATGTGCGAATGCCCCGGCGCGGCGGCATCGAGGCGTGCACGTCGATCAAGGAAGTGGCGCCCAGCGCGAAAATCATCATGCTGACGATCAGCGACGAAGAGGCCGATCTGTACGACGCGATCAAGGCCGGTGCGACCGGATACCTCCTCAAGGAGATCTCCACGGACGAGGTTGCCACGGCCATTCGCGCGGTCGCCGACGGACAGTCGCAGATCAGTCCCTCGATGGCGTCGAAACTGCTCACCGAGTTCAAATCGATGATCCAGCGCACGGATGAACGCCGACTGGTGCCGGCGCCGCGCCTCACCGACCGGGAACTCGAAGTGCTCAAGCTCGTCGCCACCGGAATGAACAACCGGGACATCGCCAAGGAGCTGTTCATCTCCGAGAACACCGTGAAGAACCACGTGCGCAACATCCTGGAGAAACTTCAGCTGCATTCCAGGATGGAGGCCGTGGTGTACGCGATGCGGGAGAAGATCCTCGAGATCCGTTGA
- the hpf gene encoding ribosome hibernation-promoting factor, HPF/YfiA family, with the protein MDIVVKGRKTEVPERFRKHVAEKLKLEKIQKLDGKVMSLDVEVSKEPNPRQADRSDRVEITLRSRGPVIRAEAAASDPYAALDLATDKLEARLRKQHDKRCARRGTKRLSAADVPDHVPDAATLAGNGGGVVATEPEAVPTKRIGSLEVTGDGPLVVREKTHVASPMTLDQALYEMELVGHDFYLFIDSETKEPSVVYRRHAYDYGVIHLNTDPMVARSQTGDAGSALGG; encoded by the coding sequence GTGGACATCGTCGTCAAGGGCCGCAAGACCGAGGTGCCCGAGCGGTTCCGGAAGCACGTGGCCGAGAAGCTGAAGCTGGAGAAGATCCAGAAGCTCGACGGCAAGGTGATGAGCCTGGACGTCGAGGTGTCCAAGGAGCCCAACCCCCGTCAGGCGGACAGGTCCGACCGGGTGGAGATCACGCTCCGCTCCCGCGGTCCGGTGATCCGGGCGGAGGCGGCGGCCAGCGACCCCTACGCGGCACTGGACCTGGCCACCGACAAGCTCGAGGCCCGGCTGCGCAAGCAGCACGACAAGCGGTGCGCACGGCGTGGCACCAAGCGGCTCTCGGCCGCCGACGTCCCCGACCACGTCCCGGACGCGGCCACCCTGGCCGGCAACGGCGGTGGCGTCGTCGCGACGGAACCGGAGGCGGTGCCGACGAAGAGGATCGGCTCCCTGGAGGTGACGGGCGACGGCCCGCTCGTCGTCCGCGAGAAGACCCACGTCGCGTCCCCGATGACACTCGACCAGGCCCTCTACGAGATGGAACTGGTCGGGCACGACTTCTACCTGTTCATCGATTCCGAGACCAAGGAACCCAGCGTCGTCTACCGGCGCCACGCGTACGACTACGGCGTCATCCACCTCAACACCGACCCCATGGTCGCCCGGTCGCAGACCGGTGACGCGGGCAGCGCGCTCGGCGGCTGA
- a CDS encoding ComF family protein: MWWWREVVGLVLAGECEGCGRGRVVLCEGCRAALCGGVPGRVRPGAEAVGLPPVHAAAAYRDVVRAVLLAHKERGALALAGPLGVALAGAVRDAVGGRDAVLVPVPSARGTVRARGHDAMRRIALAAAGELRRTGTAARVAAVLRQRRPVADQAGLSSPQRLANLAGALEVVPGGERLLAHGSGRVVLVDDLMTTGATLTEAARAVRTSFTGARVYGVAAGEATEERPATGAHGPGVPPLRAAVVAAPSDSFETNRN, from the coding sequence ATGTGGTGGTGGCGGGAAGTGGTGGGGCTGGTTCTGGCGGGGGAGTGCGAGGGGTGCGGTCGCGGGCGGGTCGTGTTGTGCGAGGGGTGCCGGGCGGCGCTCTGCGGGGGCGTGCCGGGGCGGGTGCGGCCGGGGGCGGAGGCGGTGGGGCTGCCGCCGGTGCATGCGGCGGCGGCGTACCGGGACGTGGTGCGCGCCGTGCTGCTCGCGCACAAGGAACGTGGTGCGCTCGCGCTCGCCGGGCCGCTCGGGGTGGCGCTGGCCGGCGCTGTGAGGGACGCGGTGGGTGGGCGGGACGCGGTGCTCGTACCGGTGCCGTCGGCGCGCGGGACCGTGCGCGCGCGGGGACACGACGCGATGCGCCGGATCGCGCTCGCCGCCGCCGGCGAGCTGCGGCGGACGGGAACGGCCGCCCGCGTGGCGGCCGTACTGCGGCAGCGGCGCCCTGTGGCCGACCAGGCGGGGCTGAGCTCCCCGCAGCGGCTGGCCAACCTCGCCGGCGCCCTAGAGGTCGTGCCCGGCGGTGAGCGGCTGCTGGCGCACGGAAGCGGCCGCGTCGTGCTCGTCGACGACCTGATGACCACCGGCGCCACACTCACGGAGGCCGCCCGCGCCGTGCGCACGTCCTTCACGGGCGCACGGGTGTACGGCGTTGCTGCCGGGGAAGCTACGGAGGAACGACCGGCGACGGGTGCTCACGGTCCCGGCGTGCCGCCGCTCCGCGCGGCCGTGGTCGCGGCGCCGTCCGATTCTTTCGAAACCAACCGGAACTGA
- a CDS encoding LpqB family beta-propeller domain-containing protein: protein MYLGCAGVLLAGCASMPDGGDLRGVESTPRQDPQVRVFALPPRENASPAEIVQGFLEALTSDDPQYETARKYLTGKASHQWRPERSITVLDDGPNPVAEHTGNRESGDDYAFDLAGRRVARVDGQHVYSSDAGSYAKTIHLVQDKGSKQWRIDALPQGVVIGASDFQRNYESVNKYYFASNGPTTAAGRLSTVADPVYVRKQVDPVTQVIQALLKGPTRWLAPVARSGFPSGVALRRGAGALTPNDQNRLTVPLNKAADRVGSGQCARMAAQLLFTLQDLTPTGVTSVELQKSDGTQLCALDEDHAQDIASHGTAKRPEYEYFIDDKHRLVRMTAGGTDAEQVPGALGEGTAPLRAAAVSRDERTAAGVSADGRSLYVGSLVPDAPLGSAVLRSQGASPDDRLTTPSWDSRGDLWVADRNPQDPRLLLFEKGAGEPVEVATPGLDGRIDAVRVAGDGVRVALIVEKGGKTSLQIGRIEREKSAGDGNGNGTGNDGGGAGGADSGGARARTVVSILELRSLMPQFEAVTAMSWAGDSRLVVVGRESGGVQQIRYVQVDGSTPAGSAPASLTGVKQIAASEDERLPLVAFSEDGIVRLSSGAQWQKVIKDGTAPVYPG, encoded by the coding sequence ATGTACCTCGGGTGCGCCGGTGTGCTGCTGGCGGGATGCGCGTCGATGCCGGACGGCGGTGATCTGCGCGGGGTCGAGTCGACGCCGCGACAGGACCCGCAGGTCCGGGTCTTCGCGCTGCCGCCGCGCGAGAACGCCTCGCCCGCGGAGATCGTCCAGGGCTTCCTCGAGGCGCTGACCAGCGACGACCCGCAGTACGAGACCGCGCGCAAATACCTGACCGGCAAGGCCTCGCACCAGTGGCGGCCGGAGCGGTCGATCACGGTGCTCGACGACGGTCCGAACCCGGTGGCCGAACACACCGGCAACCGGGAGAGCGGCGACGACTACGCGTTCGACCTGGCCGGCCGACGGGTCGCCCGCGTGGACGGACAGCACGTGTACTCGTCCGACGCCGGGTCGTACGCGAAGACGATCCACCTCGTGCAGGACAAGGGCAGCAAGCAGTGGCGCATCGACGCGTTGCCCCAAGGGGTGGTGATCGGCGCCTCCGACTTCCAGCGCAACTACGAGTCGGTCAACAAGTACTACTTCGCCTCCAACGGGCCGACGACGGCGGCCGGCCGGCTGAGCACCGTCGCCGACCCGGTGTACGTGCGCAAGCAGGTCGACCCGGTGACCCAGGTGATCCAGGCCCTGCTGAAGGGGCCCACACGCTGGCTGGCGCCGGTCGCGCGGTCCGGGTTTCCCTCGGGGGTCGCGCTGCGCCGGGGAGCCGGTGCGCTGACGCCCAACGACCAGAACCGGCTCACCGTGCCCCTGAACAAGGCGGCGGACCGGGTCGGTTCCGGGCAGTGCGCCAGGATGGCGGCGCAGCTGCTGTTCACGCTCCAGGACCTCACGCCGACCGGGGTGACCTCGGTGGAGCTGCAGAAGTCCGACGGTACGCAGCTGTGCGCGCTCGACGAGGACCACGCCCAGGACATCGCCTCGCACGGCACCGCGAAGCGGCCCGAGTACGAGTACTTCATCGACGACAAGCACCGGCTGGTGCGGATGACCGCCGGCGGGACGGACGCCGAGCAGGTGCCGGGGGCGCTCGGCGAGGGAACCGCGCCGCTGCGGGCCGCCGCCGTCTCGCGCGACGAGAGGACCGCGGCGGGGGTCTCGGCCGACGGGCGTTCGCTGTACGTGGGGTCGCTGGTGCCGGACGCGCCGTTGGGGAGCGCGGTGCTGCGGAGCCAGGGTGCGTCACCGGACGACCGGCTGACCACGCCCAGCTGGGACAGCCGGGGTGACCTGTGGGTGGCCGACCGCAATCCGCAGGACCCCCGGCTGCTGCTGTTCGAGAAGGGCGCGGGCGAGCCGGTGGAGGTCGCCACGCCCGGACTGGACGGGCGGATCGACGCGGTGCGGGTCGCGGGGGACGGTGTGCGGGTCGCGCTGATCGTGGAGAAGGGCGGCAAGACGTCGCTGCAGATCGGGCGGATCGAGCGGGAGAAGTCCGCGGGGGACGGGAACGGGAACGGGACCGGGAACGACGGTGGCGGGGCCGGTGGTGCCGACAGTGGTGGCGCCAGGGCGCGGACCGTCGTCTCGATTCTGGAGCTGCGGTCGCTCATGCCTCAGTTCGAGGCGGTGACGGCGATGTCGTGGGCGGGGGACAGCCGGCTCGTGGTGGTCGGGCGTGAGTCGGGCGGTGTGCAGCAGATCCGGTACGTGCAGGTCGACGGGTCCACACCGGCGGGGTCGGCGCCGGCATCCCTGACGGGCGTGAAGCAGATCGCGGCGTCGGAGGACGAGCGGTTGCCGTTGGTGGCGTTCTCGGAGGACGGGATCGTGCGCCTGTCCTCCGGGGCGCAGTGGCAAAAGGTGATCAAGGACGGGACGGCGCCGGTCTACCCGGGGTAG
- the mtrB gene encoding MtrAB system histidine kinase MtrB — MPEDSAASAPGRSGARPERPVGGVKAKRSRWARLFAGGLLQGGVQGSPVLRLVMRWVRRPLLPVMRLWRRNIQLKIVATTLLMSLGVVLLLGFVVIGQVRNGLLDAKVKASQSQATGGFTVAGQRADSAASGGGDDSSTTAGDGDTVQNISGWLSDLVESLSSGGQGAFDVVTLSTTAADNEGRGFGPRASGGVDWSLSVPEQLRERVDAGTGAVQSYTRIVYTGGKSEPQPGLIIGRQVNDPNGNPYQLYYLFPLTQEEKSLSLVKGTLATAGLFVVVLLGAIAWLVVRQVVTPVRMAAGIAERLSAGRLQERMKVTGEDDIARLGEAFNKMAQNLQLKIQQLEDLSRMQRRFVSDVSHELRTPLTTVRMAADVIHDARVDFDPVTARSAELLADQLDRFETLLADLLEISRFDAGAAALEAEPIDLREVVRRVVSGAEPLAERKGTRVRVVGDQQPVVAEADARRVERVLRNLVVNAVEHGEGRDVVVKLAAAGGAVAVAVRDYGVGLKPGEATRVFSRFWRADPARARTTGGTGLGLSIALEDARLHGGWLQAWGEPGGGSQFRLTLPRTADEPLRGSPIPLEPADSRRKRGRKGTGRRDDGGPGAEAGADRRTGSVRAPEAAASNVSSVPLQPTTGDRGPLPPRTPRLASVSPAADPTALPGNGARVVPRTSGGVRRQDAPAGGGGPGGPDGTAEAASAAGAVGATRTASNGSAAGRATQGPSEGGSGPGEAIGEG, encoded by the coding sequence ATGCCCGAGGACAGTGCCGCTTCGGCGCCCGGCCGGTCCGGGGCCCGCCCGGAGCGGCCTGTCGGCGGCGTGAAAGCGAAACGATCCCGCTGGGCCCGGCTGTTCGCGGGCGGCCTGCTGCAGGGCGGCGTGCAGGGCAGCCCCGTGCTGCGGCTCGTGATGCGCTGGGTGCGGCGTCCGCTGCTGCCGGTGATGCGGTTGTGGCGACGCAACATCCAGTTGAAGATCGTCGCCACGACGCTGCTGATGTCGCTCGGCGTGGTGCTGCTGCTCGGCTTCGTCGTCATCGGCCAGGTGCGCAACGGGCTCCTGGACGCGAAGGTGAAGGCCTCGCAGAGCCAGGCGACCGGCGGGTTCACCGTGGCCGGACAGCGGGCCGACAGCGCGGCGAGCGGCGGCGGGGACGACAGTTCCACCACGGCCGGCGACGGCGACACCGTGCAGAACATCAGCGGGTGGCTCAGCGATCTCGTGGAGTCGCTGTCCAGCGGCGGCCAGGGCGCCTTCGACGTCGTCACGCTGAGCACCACCGCCGCGGACAACGAGGGGCGGGGCTTCGGTCCGCGTGCCTCCGGCGGCGTCGACTGGAGTCTGAGCGTTCCCGAACAGCTGCGCGAGCGGGTCGACGCGGGCACCGGGGCGGTGCAGAGCTACACCCGCATCGTCTACACCGGGGGCAAGAGCGAGCCGCAGCCGGGACTGATCATCGGCAGGCAGGTCAACGACCCCAACGGCAACCCCTACCAGCTGTACTACCTCTTCCCGCTCACGCAGGAGGAGAAGTCGCTGAGTCTGGTCAAGGGCACGCTGGCGACGGCGGGACTGTTCGTCGTCGTCCTGCTCGGGGCGATCGCGTGGCTCGTGGTGCGTCAGGTCGTCACGCCCGTGCGGATGGCGGCCGGGATCGCCGAGCGGCTGTCCGCGGGGCGCCTGCAGGAACGCATGAAGGTCACCGGCGAGGACGACATCGCCCGCCTGGGCGAGGCCTTCAACAAGATGGCGCAGAACCTGCAGCTCAAGATCCAGCAGCTGGAGGATCTGTCGCGGATGCAGCGCCGGTTCGTGTCGGACGTCTCGCACGAGCTGCGCACCCCGCTGACGACCGTACGGATGGCGGCGGACGTCATCCATGACGCGCGGGTGGACTTCGACCCGGTGACCGCCCGGTCGGCGGAGCTCCTCGCCGACCAGCTGGACCGGTTCGAGACGCTGCTGGCCGACCTCCTGGAGATCAGCCGGTTCGACGCGGGCGCGGCGGCACTGGAGGCCGAGCCGATCGACCTGCGCGAGGTCGTACGGCGGGTGGTCAGCGGGGCCGAGCCGCTCGCCGAGCGCAAGGGCACCCGAGTACGGGTCGTGGGCGACCAGCAGCCCGTCGTGGCCGAGGCCGACGCCCGGCGTGTGGAGCGGGTGCTGCGCAACCTCGTCGTCAACGCCGTGGAGCACGGTGAGGGCCGGGACGTCGTCGTCAAGCTGGCCGCCGCGGGCGGCGCGGTGGCGGTGGCGGTGCGCGACTACGGGGTGGGTCTGAAGCCCGGGGAGGCCACCCGGGTGTTCAGCCGCTTCTGGCGGGCGGACCCGGCACGCGCGCGCACCACCGGAGGCACCGGTCTGGGGCTGTCGATCGCCCTGGAGGACGCCCGGCTGCACGGCGGCTGGCTGCAGGCGTGGGGCGAACCGGGCGGCGGATCGCAGTTTCGGCTGACGCTGCCGCGCACCGCGGACGAGCCGCTGCGGGGGTCCCCGATACCGCTGGAACCGGCGGACTCGCGGCGCAAGCGCGGACGCAAGGGCACCGGACGGCGCGACGACGGCGGACCGGGCGCCGAGGCGGGAGCCGACAGGCGGACCGGTTCCGTTCGCGCGCCGGAAGCGGCGGCGAGCAATGTCTCCTCGGTGCCCTTGCAGCCCACCACCGGCGACCGGGGGCCGCTGCCGCCGCGCACCCCGCGGCTGGCCTCGGTGAGCCCGGCGGCCGACCCGACCGCGCTGCCCGGCAACGGTGCCCGCGTCGTACCGCGCACCTCGGGTGGCGTGCGGCGGCAGGACGCCCCTGCGGGAGGCGGCGGGCCGGGCGGACCGGACGGCACGGCAGAGGCGGCGAGTGCGGCGGGCGCAGTGGGTGCGACGCGTACCGCGAGTAACGGCAGTGCGGCAGGCAGGGCGACGCAGGGGCCGTCAGAGGGCGGCAGTGGGCCAGGGGAGGCCATCGGTGAGGGCTGA
- the mtrA gene encoding two-component system response regulator MtrA: protein MMAFMKGRVLVVDDDTALAEMLGIVLRGEGFEPSFVADGDKALAAFRETKPDLVLLDLMLPGRDGIEVCRLIRAESGVPIVMLTAKSDTVDVVVGLESGADDYIVKPFKPKELVARIRARLRRSEEPAPEQLAIGDLVIDVAGHSVKREGQSIALTPLEFDLLVALARKPWQVFTREVLLEQVWGYRHAADTRLVNVHVQRLRSKVEKDPEKPEIVVTVRGVGYKAGPS, encoded by the coding sequence ATGATGGCCTTTATGAAGGGACGAGTCCTTGTCGTCGACGACGACACCGCACTGGCCGAGATGCTCGGCATTGTGCTGCGTGGTGAAGGTTTTGAGCCGTCTTTCGTAGCCGACGGCGACAAGGCGCTGGCCGCATTCCGCGAGACCAAGCCGGATCTGGTCCTCCTCGATCTGATGCTTCCCGGACGGGACGGCATCGAGGTGTGCCGGCTCATCCGGGCGGAGTCCGGTGTGCCCATCGTGATGCTGACCGCCAAGAGCGACACGGTCGACGTGGTGGTGGGCCTGGAATCGGGGGCGGACGACTACATCGTCAAGCCCTTCAAACCGAAGGAGTTGGTGGCCCGGATACGGGCGCGGCTGCGCAGGTCGGAGGAGCCGGCACCGGAGCAGCTCGCGATAGGCGACCTCGTCATCGACGTGGCCGGGCACTCCGTGAAGCGGGAGGGGCAGTCCATCGCGCTGACCCCGCTGGAGTTCGACCTGCTGGTGGCGCTGGCCCGCAAGCCGTGGCAGGTGTTCACCCGCGAGGTGCTCCTCGAACAGGTCTGGGGCTACCGCCACGCGGCGGACACCCGGCTGGTCAACGTGCACGTCCAGCGGCTGCGCTCCAAGGTCGAGAAGGACCCGGAGAAGCCCGAGATCGTGGTGACCGTCCGTGGTGTCGGATACAAGGCAGGACCGAGCTGA
- the mtnA gene encoding S-methyl-5-thioribose-1-phosphate isomerase — MADQYAHSGDDNGPAEPARAPGTPATPVLRWEEPPEGPVLVLLDQTRLPAEEVELVCTDPPALVEAIRGLAVRGAPLLGIAGAYGVALAAARGFDVADAAQALAGARPTAVNLSLGVRRARAAHQEALAGGGDEAAAARAALAAARALHRQDAEASVRMAEHGLALLDELLPGGGHRVLTHCNTGALVSGGEGTAFAVALAAHRAGRLRRLWVDETRPLLQGARLTAYEAARNGMAYTLLTDSAAGSLFAAGEVDAVLVGADRITADGSVANKIGTYPLAVLARYHHVPFVVVAPVTTVDPDTPDGASVEVEQRGGHEVTELSGPQVPVVGVEAAGGIPVAPLGTQAYNPAFDVTPPELVTAIVTEEGAVSPVTAEALAELCARSRQATMS, encoded by the coding sequence ATGGCTGATCAGTACGCGCACAGCGGCGACGACAACGGGCCGGCCGAACCCGCACGGGCCCCGGGCACCCCGGCCACTCCGGTGCTCCGCTGGGAGGAACCGCCCGAGGGCCCGGTCCTGGTCCTGCTCGACCAGACCCGGCTGCCCGCCGAGGAGGTCGAGCTGGTGTGCACGGACCCGCCCGCACTCGTGGAGGCGATCCGCGGCCTTGCCGTGCGGGGGGCGCCGCTGCTCGGGATCGCGGGGGCGTACGGGGTCGCGCTCGCCGCCGCGCGCGGGTTCGACGTGGCGGACGCCGCACAGGCGCTGGCGGGCGCCCGGCCCACCGCGGTGAACCTGTCCCTGGGCGTGCGCCGGGCCAGGGCCGCCCATCAGGAGGCGCTGGCAGGCGGTGGAGACGAGGCGGCGGCCGCACGGGCGGCGCTGGCGGCGGCGCGGGCACTGCACCGGCAGGATGCCGAGGCCAGCGTCCGGATGGCGGAGCACGGCCTGGCGCTGCTCGACGAGCTGCTGCCCGGCGGCGGCCACCGGGTGCTCACCCACTGCAACACCGGCGCGCTCGTCTCGGGCGGGGAGGGCACGGCGTTCGCGGTCGCGCTCGCGGCTCACCGGGCGGGGCGGCTGCGCCGGCTGTGGGTGGACGAGACCCGTCCGCTGCTGCAGGGCGCCCGGCTGACGGCGTACGAGGCGGCGCGCAACGGGATGGCGTACACGTTGCTGACCGACAGCGCGGCCGGTTCGCTGTTCGCGGCGGGCGAGGTGGACGCGGTGCTGGTGGGGGCCGACCGGATCACCGCCGACGGATCGGTGGCGAACAAGATCGGCACCTATCCGCTGGCGGTGCTCGCCCGTTACCATCACGTGCCGTTCGTCGTCGTGGCACCGGTGACGACGGTGGATCCGGACACCCCCGACGGAGCCTCCGTGGAGGTGGAGCAGCGCGGCGGCCACGAGGTCACCGAGCTGTCCGGACCTCAGGTGCCGGTGGTGGGCGTGGAGGCGGCCGGCGGGATCCCCGTGGCGCCGTTGGGGACCCAGGCGTACAACCCGGCGTTCGACGTGACGCCGCCCGAGCTGGTGACGGCCATCGTCACCGAGGAGGGCGCCGTCTCACCCGTGACGGCCGAGGCGCTGGCCGAGCTGTGTGCCAGGTCACGCCAGGCCACGATGAGCTAA
- a CDS encoding DUF4129 domain-containing protein, whose product MWRAGDDAPPLTVPRDPARGAARRELSRPLYHQDDPSLFQRALDAFWDRLDRLLGAASSAAPGGTVGLVVILLAVVALLAALWWRLGSPRRAPSSAPALFDDHPRSAAEHRAAAAAHAARGHWNTAVQERMRALVRALEERALLDPRPGRTADEAASEAARPLPDHATRLHTAARDFDDVTYGGRTADEATYRRLSTLDDDLGHARPHLASNTPHTTGTTDRNTPGGATG is encoded by the coding sequence ATGTGGCGGGCGGGCGACGACGCACCGCCGCTGACGGTCCCGCGCGACCCCGCGCGGGGCGCCGCCCGCCGCGAACTGTCCAGGCCCCTGTACCACCAGGACGATCCCAGCCTGTTCCAGCGCGCCCTCGACGCCTTCTGGGACCGGCTCGACCGCCTCCTGGGCGCCGCCTCGTCCGCCGCCCCGGGCGGCACCGTCGGCCTGGTCGTCATCCTCCTCGCGGTCGTCGCCCTGCTCGCCGCCCTGTGGTGGCGCCTCGGCTCCCCCCGCCGGGCCCCCTCCTCCGCCCCCGCGCTGTTCGACGACCACCCCCGCAGCGCCGCCGAACACCGCGCGGCCGCCGCGGCGCATGCCGCCCGGGGCCACTGGAACACGGCCGTCCAGGAACGCATGCGCGCCCTCGTCCGCGCCCTGGAGGAACGGGCACTGCTCGACCCGCGCCCCGGCCGGACCGCCGACGAGGCGGCCTCGGAGGCCGCCCGCCCCCTCCCCGACCACGCGACCCGACTCCACACCGCGGCCCGCGACTTCGACGACGTCACGTACGGCGGCCGCACCGCGGACGAGGCCACGTACCGCCGGCTGTCCACCCTCGACGACGACCTCGGGCACGCCCGCCCCCACCTCGCCTCGAACACCCCGCACACCACGGGCACCACGGACCGGAACACTCCCGGGGGTGCCACCGGATGA